From the Acidimicrobiales bacterium genome, the window TCCTGGAGGTCGGGCCCGCGCACACCCTGGGCGACGTCATCGTCCACGTCCCTGACGCCGGGACCGTCTTCACCGGCGACATCCTCTTCGTGGGGGTCACGCCGGTGATGTGGGCCGGTCCGATCGCCAACTGGATCGCGGCGTGCGATCGCATCACCGCGCTCGGCGCCGAGACCATCGTCCCCGGTCACGGTCCGGTGACCGGCGCCAGCGGCGTGAGCGGGGTGCGCGCCTATCTGGTGTGGGTTCGGGACGAGGCGACCAGCCGGTTCGAGGCGGGGATGTCCGCCGCCGACGCCGTGCGCGACATCGACCTCGGCCCGTTCGCGGGCTGGGTGGACACCGAACGGATCGTCGTCACCGTCGACAGCATCTACCGGGAGCTGGACCCCACGCGGGAGCGGTCGGGCGTGTTGCAGCTGATCGAGGCGATGGCCTCGTACCACTGAGCGCGCCATGAGGCTGCGGCGCGGAGGACGTGCGGCGATCGCAGGCGCGGGCCTGGTCGCCGCTCTCGTCGTCGCCTCGTGCGGCTCCGGTTCCAACGGGGCCTCGACTAGCGCGGGCACGGCGACGACGGCGGCGCCGACGGGGCGACCGCCGGCCGGGCCCTTCGCCGTCGGCATGCTGGTCCGTCCGTTCGTCGACACCAGCCGGCCGACGGCGGCGCAGGGCGGCGCCCCCGCCAAGCCCAGCCGCACGCTGGTGACGACGATGCTGTACCCGGCGCTCGGCCCGCCCGGCCCCGCCGCCCGGCCCAACGCTCCGCCGGACACCGCCGCCGGACCGTTCCCGCTCGTCGTCTTCGCCCCCGGGAGCGGGGGCGCGCCGGCCGACTTCGGTGCCCTGCTCGGCTCGTGGGCCGAGGCGGGGTACGTGGTCGCCGCCCCAGAGTTCCCGCTGACCGGCGCCCACGCGCCCGGTGGTGCGGTCGTCGCCGACTACGTCAACCAACCCGGTGACGTCCGGTTCGTCATCGACCAGATGGTGCGGGCTCCGCCGGTCGAGCTGGCCGGCATGGTGGACAGCGGGCGGATTGGGCTGGCCGGCCACTCGCTCGGAGGTGTGACGACCATGGGAGTCGCCTTCAACACCTGCTGTCTCGACCCGCGGGTGAGGGCCGTCGTCGTGATGGCGGGGTCACCGCTGCCCTTCCCCGGAGGCACGTACTTCGGCCGGGTGGCGTCGCCACCGGCGCTGTTCATCCAGGGCTCCGCCGACGAGAGGGTGGTCCCCGACACGAGCGTCCTGGCCTACAACCGGGCCCGGCCGCCAAAGGCCCTGGTGATGATCGTCGGCGGCACCCACAGCAGCCCGTACCAGGGCGATCAGCTCACGCGCCAGGTCGACCTGGTCGCTCGGATGTCGATCGACTTCCTTGACCGGTACCTCGAGGGACGGCCAGCCGGCGCCGCCCAGCTGCGACAGGCCGTCGACTCGTCCGGCGGGCTGGCCACGCTGCGGGAGACAGGACTCTGAGCTCGTCCGGGGTATCGTTTGGCCGATAATCATTTGTGGAGCGAACGATCAGCCATGGCCATGGGGCGCGTAGACCGCGAGCAGAGAACCGAACGTCCGGTCGATAGCGGGCCGGTGGCTACCCCGCCGGGCCCGGCGGAGGACGCGCAGATCATCAGGACGGTCGACCTGACCAAGGTGTACCCGGGCACTGATTTCAAGGCGGTCGACTCGCTCAACCTCTCCGTTGGCGCCGGCGAGATCTTCGGCCTGCTCGGCCCCAACGGCGCCGGGAAGACGACGACGGCGGGGATGCTCACCACCCGGGTGATCCCGACCAGCGGCGAGGCCTTCGTGGCCGGGATCGACGTCGTCGCCCACCCGGCCCTTGCCAAGCAGGTCATCGGCGTGGTGCCCCAGGAGAACACCCTGGACCGCGCCCTCAACGTGTGGGAGAACCTCTTCTACCACGGCCGGTTCTTCGGCATGTCGAGCAAGGACGCCCGGTCCGCCGCCGACTTCATGCTCGACCTGTTCCAGCTGTCCAAGTGGGGGGAGGCGTCGGTCTACGCCCTCTCCGGTGGGATGGCCCAGCGCCTCATGGTGGCCCGAGCCATCCTGCACCGGCCGGCGATCCTGTTCCTGGACGAGCCCACCGCGGGCCTCGATCCCCAGAGCCGCATCGCCCTGTGGGAGATCCTGACCCTGCTGCACGACGGCGGGCAGACGATCCTGCTGAGCACGCACTACATGGAAGAGGCCGACCAGCTGTGCGACCGGTTGGCGATCATCGACCACGGTCTGATCCTGGCCCTGGACACGCCGGCGGGCCTCAAGGCCAGTGTTGGGGCCGACACGATCGTCACGGTGAGCGCCAACGGCGACCTCGCCTCCCTGGCTGACCTGCTCGAGAGAGAGGTCGAGGGCGTCACCCAGACCCACCAGGTCGACGGCACGGTACGGCTCCACGTCAAGGGGGCCTCGCGCGTCCTGCCCCAGGTGGTGACGGCCGCCGAGCGGGGCGGGTTCGAGGTCAACGACCTGTCGGTCGCCGAGCCCACCCTGGAGACCGTGTTCATCAACCTCACCGGAAAGGAGCTGCGCGACTGATGGCCACGATCAGTGTCGAGGCACCCTCCAGCGTGGTGACCCACCCGACGCGTTCGGCGGTGCAGGCAAGCCGGGCCGCGTTCGTCGCCCTCCTCCAGCGGGACCTGGCGGTCCTGCGCAAGGACCTCGGCCTGTTCCTGGGGCGGACGGTCATCCAGCCGTTTCTGCTGGTGTTCGTGTTCCTGTACGTCTTCCCGACCATCGGCCAGGGCATCGGTGGCGGCCGGGGGACGGCGGGCGAGTCGGCGTTCGCCACCATCCTCGTCGCCGGGGTGGTCGGCCTGTCGATCATGTTCCAGGGCATCCAGTCCGTCGCGCTCCCTATGGCGACCGAGTTCGGCTACACCAAGGAGATCCAGGACCGGGTGCTCGCACCACTCCCGGTGACGCTCGTCGCCGTGGGGAAGGTCACCACCGGGGCGATCCAGGGACTCATCGCAGCCCTCATCGTCTTCCCCATCGCCTCCGTGGTGCACGCCAAGAACGTGACCGCCCACCTCGCCATCCACTGGCCCGTCGTGGTGACACTCATCCCGCTGACCTGTGTCATGTGCGCCAGCCTCGGTCTGCTCATCGGCTCGCGGGTCGAGCCCCGCAACATCGGGGCCATCTTCGGGTTCCTGGTGCTGCCCATGACCTTCCTCGGTGGCACCTACTACCCCTGGACGAGCCTCTCCGGCCTGAAGATCGGGGGATGGTCGTGGCTGCAGACGGTGGTGCTGATCAACCCGCTCATCTACGTCACGGAGGGATTCCGGGCCGCGCTGACCAGAGCGCCCCACATGCACCTGTACATCATCTATCCGGTGCTCATCGGGTTCTGCGTCGTGTTTCTGTGGTACGGGTTCCGGCATTTTCGCAAGCGGGTGCTCGCGTAGACCTTTAGGGCGACAGGCGCTCGAGGATCCAGCCGTCGCCCTGGCGGCGGTAGCGCAGGCGGTCGTGGAGCCGGTCCTCCTGGTGGTGCCAGAACTCGATCCAGTCCGGCACGACCCGGTAGCCGCCCCACGTGGGCGGGCAGGGGACCTCGCCGTCGCCGAAGCGCTCGACGAGCTCGGCCACGCGATCTTCGAGGACGTGGCGCCCGGGGATGACTGCGCTCTGGTGTGAGGCCCACGCCCCGATCTGGCTGGCGCGGGGACGCGTCCGCCAGTAGTCCTCGGTCTCCTGGCGGGAGACGCCGTGGACGGCTCCGCCCACCCGGACCTGGTGATCGGGAGGCCAGTGGAAGACGAGGGCGGCCCGGGGATTGGCGCGTAGATCCGAGGCCTTTGCGCTCTCGTAGCTGGTGTAGAAGACGAACCCCCGGTGATCGACGTCTTTCAGCAGGACCACGCGTCCTGCAGGCACGCCGTCCGGCGTCCCCGTCGCCACCACCATGGCGTCGGTGGCGGCCTCCTCGTGCCAGCGCCGGAACTGTCGTATCGGGTCAGGATCGAGATCCTCCTCTCGCAGAATGGCCACAGCACGATTGTGCGCCGCTAGGTGATGCGCGAATCAAACACAGGCGTTACAGTGTCTTTGCGAGCCAGAGGGCGGTGGCCGTATGACAACCCGGGGGGAGCAGCGATGCCACCGTTGGTCGTAGGCGGCCGATATCAACTTGTCCACAGGCTTGGATGGGGCGGGATGGCTACCGTCTGGCGTGGCGAGGACCTCATCCTCGGGCGCCCGGTGGCCGTCAAGATCCTCCACGAGGGCCTGGCCCAAGACGAGGGCTTCCGTGGGCGCTTCGAGCGAGAGTCGCACCACGCTGCCCGCTTGACGCATCCGAACATCGTCACCGTCCACGACTCGGGCCAGGACGGCGAGACCCTCTTCATGGTGATGGAGCTGGTCGAGGGTGAGTCCCTGCGTTCGATCCTCTCGTCTGCCGTGGGACCGGTGGCCCTGGGCCATGCGACCCGCCTTGGTCGCCAGGTGCTCGCCGCGCTGTCGCACGCGCACGCCCGTGGCATCGTGCATCGCGACATCAAGCCAGCGAACATCTTGATCAACTCCGCTGACGTGGTGAAGGTGGCCGACTTCGGCATCGCCAAGGCGGCCGAGGACACGACAGACCTGAGCCCGGCAGGGATGGTCATCGGCACCGCCGCCTATGTCTCGCCCGAGCAGGCGGCTGGTCGCCCCGTGACGCCCGCGTCCGACCTCTATTCTCTGGGCTGTGTGCTGTACGAGTGCCTAGCCGGACAGCCCCCGTTCGTCGGTCCCAGCGTCCTGGCTGTCGCTCTCAAGCACCACAATGATCAGCCAGCACCGTTGCGGTCGTGGCTGCCGACCGTGCACGTCGAAGTCGAGCGCGTCGTGATGCGGGCACTGGAGAAGGACCCGGGCCGGCGCTTCGCCTCGGCGGCCGAGATGGACTCGTCCTGGGTGCGATCTGTCGCCCAGGACCCGTCGAGCCTCTCGTTGGTCGGCTCTCACCTCGATCGACGCGCGGACGACGGTTGGCGGGAGTTCGTCCCCGCCGGGCGCACAGCGTCGACGGGCAACATGGAGCAGCTCTTCGTCGATTGACGTTCGTCGGCTGGGTGTCAGCCGAGCTACACGGGGTCGGGGTTCATCGCTTGAAGGTTGGCGTAGGCTGCCGCCGCCGTCTGCGTCCGCGGCCCTGGGGAAGCGGGCAGCGCGGTCCCGTCGACGGCCCGAATCGCCTGCACGTTGCGAGTGGCCGAGGTGAGGAAGGCCTCCTCGGCTCGGGCGAGGGCCGCGATGGGGGCGTCACGTTCGACGACGTCGAGCCCGCAGCACTCGATGATCAAGTTCCTCGTCACCCCGCCCAGGCAGCCGGCCGACAGCGGCGGGGTCAGCAGCAGACCGTCGACAACCAGGAAGACGTTGGTGCCGCTTCCCTCGCAGAGGTTGCCGGCCGTGTTGGCGAAGATCGCCTCCGTTGCCCCGTGTCGCCTTGCCTCGGCCAGGGCCAGCACGTTCTCGGCGTACGACGTGGTCTTGATCCCGACGAGGGCGCCTCGCTCGTTGCGCGGCCACGGGACCGTGACGACATCGGTGATCGGAGGGCGATCCGGGAGCGGGCCCAGCAGCACGGCCGTCGTCGGCGTCCCGTTCCCCCGGTCGGAGCCGAGCGGCCCTGTCCCGCTCGTGTAGACGAGCCGCATGACTGCGTCGGTGGCGCCACTGGCGGTGGTCACCTGATCGACGGCGGCGCGCAGGGCGCCGGTCTCAGGAGCCGGCAGGCCGAGGGCGACGGCCGACCGCACCAGGCGGGTGAGGTGCCGGGTGGCGGCCAGGGGACGGCCGTCGCGCACGGCGATCGTCTCGAAGACACCGTCGCCGACGGTAAGGCCGTGGTCGAAGACGCCGACCTGGGAGTCGTCATGCTCGAGCAGCTCCCCGTTCACCCACACCTTCATGGACCGGCGTTGGTGGAGCTCTCGTCGGTGGCCCACACGTCAGCCAGGAAATCGGCCATCTCTTGCGTGAGGCGGTCCGGCCACAGCCGCAGCTCCAACGGGGAGCGGGCCCGCACCAGGTGACTGTCTGGTAGCTCGCGCACGAGGTTGGTCGCGTCGTTCAACGGGTGGATGAGGTCGTTCCGGTGGCCCAGCACCAAGGCTGGCACGTCGATGGTGCGCCGCTCCTCGACCGAGGGCGCAGTGGGGCCGACGAGGATGCCGTGGAGCACGGCCGCCATCTGCCCGGGCGAGAGCGACGCCGCGTTGACGAAGCTGTTGAGCGGGGCGAAGGGCGTTCTCGGGAGGCCTCGCGCCAGCCTGCTGAGGGCAGCGGCGAAGGGTGTGGCGTAGTGCAGCGCCAGCACGAGCGGCACGAACAGCACCGCTGCCGCCGGCACGGCCCACTCGAGCGCCGGCATCTCGAGCACGAGCCCACGGACCCGTTCCGGGTTCAGCACGGCTGCCTGGAGGCTCACGTTGGCGCCGAGCGAGACGCCGCCGAGGACCGCCTGGTCGGCGCCCAGCTCGTCGAGCAGGGCGAAGACCTGATGGGCGTAGAGGTCGATGCGGTACAGCGAGGCGTGCTCGGGCTTGTCGCTCCGCCCGTGCCCGAGCAGGTCGAGGAGCACGACCTTGTTGCCCCGGCGGGCCAGCGCCTCGGCGATCCCCCGGTTGATGTCCGCGTCGAGGAGGATGCCGTGCAGGTAGACGAGTAGGCGGTCGCCCTCGCCGTGTACCTCGTACGCCAGCTCCCGCCCCTCGAAGCGGAAGGTCCGGGTGTCGGCGGCGCGGGTGGTACGGCCGGTTGATCGGCCCCGTATCGGGACGATGGAGTGATCGGATGGGTCGAAGGCCTCGGCCGTCATTCCCCCAGCCTACGGGGTTCGGCGTGAGCGACACCGGAGCGTGTCGACCGCCGCGACCGTCTTGTAGCTCGTCAGCGGCGGAGCTCGAGCCCCTTCCACACCGTGGCCACGGCGGTCTCGGCCCACCTCGGCGGGCGCTTCCTGCCGGCCAGATGGCGGGCGATGAATGAACCGATGAGCATCTCCATGACCAGGTCGAGGTCGGCATCGGGGCGGATGAGGCCGAGCTCCTGGGCTCGCCGCAACAGCTCTCGACTGCGCCGCTGACGGGGGTGAATGATGCGCTGACGATGCAGCTCGGTGAACTCGGAGTCTTCCCCGTCGCCCAACAGCGACGCGATCACGTCGAGGCCGACGTCTTCGTGGACCCTCTCGAAGTTGTCCAGGAAGTCCACCAGATCGCGCTGCGGGTCGTCGGATGCCGGCAGGAGCTCGTCGACCGGGATCATGGCGGCCAGGGCGGCGGTGGCCAGGTCGGCCTTGTTGCGGTAGCGCCGGTAGATCGTCGTCTTGGCCACGCCCGCCCCGGCCGCGACCGCCTCGACCGACAAATGCCGGTAGCCGCTGTGCTTCAACAACCGCAGCGTGGTCGCGAGGATCGCCTCATCGGTCTGCTCGTCCCGCGGCCGGCCGCGGGAGGCCACCGGGCCAGCGGCGTCGACCACTAGGACGCCCCCACCGCGGCGGCGGCATCGGGCTCGTACGACGTCACGACGAAGTCCCGCTGTCGGATCAGCACGGCCGCCAGCACGGCCCCGACGAAGGCGGTCACCGAGGCCACGATGAACAGCTCGTTGAGTCCGCTGATGAAGGCCTGGTTGGCCGCGTGGCTGACCGTTCCCCG encodes:
- a CDS encoding TetR-like C-terminal domain-containing protein, producing MVDAAGPVASRGRPRDEQTDEAILATTLRLLKHSGYRHLSVEAVAAGAGVAKTTIYRRYRNKADLATAALAAMIPVDELLPASDDPQRDLVDFLDNFERVHEDVGLDVIASLLGDGEDSEFTELHRQRIIHPRQRRSRELLRRAQELGLIRPDADLDLVMEMLIGSFIARHLAGRKRPPRWAETAVATVWKGLELRR
- the pdxH gene encoding pyridoxamine 5'-phosphate oxidase, translating into MAILREEDLDPDPIRQFRRWHEEAATDAMVVATGTPDGVPAGRVVLLKDVDHRGFVFYTSYESAKASDLRANPRAALVFHWPPDHQVRVGGAVHGVSRQETEDYWRTRPRASQIGAWASHQSAVIPGRHVLEDRVAELVERFGDGEVPCPPTWGGYRVVPDWIEFWHHQEDRLHDRLRYRRQGDGWILERLSP
- a CDS encoding ABC transporter permease gives rise to the protein MATISVEAPSSVVTHPTRSAVQASRAAFVALLQRDLAVLRKDLGLFLGRTVIQPFLLVFVFLYVFPTIGQGIGGGRGTAGESAFATILVAGVVGLSIMFQGIQSVALPMATEFGYTKEIQDRVLAPLPVTLVAVGKVTTGAIQGLIAALIVFPIASVVHAKNVTAHLAIHWPVVVTLIPLTCVMCASLGLLIGSRVEPRNIGAIFGFLVLPMTFLGGTYYPWTSLSGLKIGGWSWLQTVVLINPLIYVTEGFRAALTRAPHMHLYIIYPVLIGFCVVFLWYGFRHFRKRVLA
- a CDS encoding alpha/beta hydrolase gives rise to the protein MTAEAFDPSDHSIVPIRGRSTGRTTRAADTRTFRFEGRELAYEVHGEGDRLLVYLHGILLDADINRGIAEALARRGNKVVLLDLLGHGRSDKPEHASLYRIDLYAHQVFALLDELGADQAVLGGVSLGANVSLQAAVLNPERVRGLVLEMPALEWAVPAAAVLFVPLVLALHYATPFAAALSRLARGLPRTPFAPLNSFVNAASLSPGQMAAVLHGILVGPTAPSVEERRTIDVPALVLGHRNDLIHPLNDATNLVRELPDSHLVRARSPLELRLWPDRLTQEMADFLADVWATDESSTNAGP
- a CDS encoding ATP-binding cassette domain-containing protein; protein product: MATPPGPAEDAQIIRTVDLTKVYPGTDFKAVDSLNLSVGAGEIFGLLGPNGAGKTTTAGMLTTRVIPTSGEAFVAGIDVVAHPALAKQVIGVVPQENTLDRALNVWENLFYHGRFFGMSSKDARSAADFMLDLFQLSKWGEASVYALSGGMAQRLMVARAILHRPAILFLDEPTAGLDPQSRIALWEILTLLHDGGQTILLSTHYMEEADQLCDRLAIIDHGLILALDTPAGLKASVGADTIVTVSANGDLASLADLLEREVEGVTQTHQVDGTVRLHVKGASRVLPQVVTAAERGGFEVNDLSVAEPTLETVFINLTGKELRD
- a CDS encoding aminotransferase class IV, with amino-acid sequence MKVWVNGELLEHDDSQVGVFDHGLTVGDGVFETIAVRDGRPLAATRHLTRLVRSAVALGLPAPETGALRAAVDQVTTASGATDAVMRLVYTSGTGPLGSDRGNGTPTTAVLLGPLPDRPPITDVVTVPWPRNERGALVGIKTTSYAENVLALAEARRHGATEAIFANTAGNLCEGSGTNVFLVVDGLLLTPPLSAGCLGGVTRNLIIECCGLDVVERDAPIAALARAEEAFLTSATRNVQAIRAVDGTALPASPGPRTQTAAAAYANLQAMNPDPV
- a CDS encoding protein kinase, translated to MPPLVVGGRYQLVHRLGWGGMATVWRGEDLILGRPVAVKILHEGLAQDEGFRGRFERESHHAARLTHPNIVTVHDSGQDGETLFMVMELVEGESLRSILSSAVGPVALGHATRLGRQVLAALSHAHARGIVHRDIKPANILINSADVVKVADFGIAKAAEDTTDLSPAGMVIGTAAYVSPEQAAGRPVTPASDLYSLGCVLYECLAGQPPFVGPSVLAVALKHHNDQPAPLRSWLPTVHVEVERVVMRALEKDPGRRFASAAEMDSSWVRSVAQDPSSLSLVGSHLDRRADDGWREFVPAGRTASTGNMEQLFVD